AGATGCCTCTTTGGGGCATCATATGCATCGTAGAGGAGGTTAGATCATTCGTCCCAGACAACAGGAGGTAGGAAAACAAATGGAATTAGCCCAAATGTGAGGCTAGGTGGGAGACTGGAGTCAGGGAATCCTAAGGGATCGCTgttaataaatgaaacagaattaGTGGCAGTAGGTTTTATAAACTGATACCAGGACTCAAACCAGTTCCCACCAGCTGTGCAGGTGAGTGGCTTGAACAACTTGACCTAAAATGTGTGACTTAAGACTAGCTGGAGCCAGTTGTTGTGACCTCTGTCCTaggttttctgttgctgagataaaacaccatgaccaaagtcaGCTTAGtgaaaaagagtttatttcagtttttagttGTAGTTCATTTtaaagggaagtcagggcaggaagtcaagtCAGGGACgggaggaggcaggaactgaaacagaggctatggaggactCCAAgtcactggcttgttcctcacTGCTTGCCACCCTGGGACCGCTTGCTGGGGTGGCACCACACAGAGTGGGCTGGACCTTCCCCCAcaatcataaatcaagaaaagGCCCAGAGGCTGGCCTGGaggccagtggctctcaaccttcctgatgctgcagccCTTAGTACAGATGACAGTCCCTCATGTTAGAGCAAAACCTCACCATAAAATTACtgtgttgccacttcataactgtaattttgctactgtcaacAAATAGTAATAAAACTGTATAATGTACAGGCTATCTGATATTCGATCCTGCAAAGTGGTCATGACCTATACATAGGTTGAGGACTGCTGCTATAGGCCAAACAAACGTACGGAAGTATTTTCTCAAGCCAGAATCCcccttctcaaatgactctagcttgtgtcaagttagcaAGAAACTAACCAGAAAAACGTTGCTGAGTTCAAATCTACTGTGGAGTTAGAAGTGATCGTGCAAATAGTTTAAACATGATGTCAGCAAAAACATTTGCTTAGAGTTTTCACGGCTATTACTGTATTATTGTTTAGGGATATTTTATTCTCCTTCCTGACTGAAAACCAAAGCCCAGAATATCAAGGCCAGAGTGCCTTGCTGATTGTACAGCAGTGACCGGCAGACATGGCTGTGGCTCTGCTCTCAGCTCTGACGCTTGCCCATGGCACTGTAGTTCCAGGACTCACTGAATCCAGGTGTTTGAGTTCCCTGCAATGTGCTATGTCTCCATAAGATGAGAACAGCACACATCACTGCCACCACGAGGAAATTCATTTTATGCCTTTGTGACCGTCACTTGGGATTTTCATCTGCATCAGCAGTTGGCAGCCTGGCCAGTGGTTTAAGGCTCTGCTTTTGCACCAACGAGGAGGCAAAGGGTAGAGCTGAAGAGACCTGTGGTCATCCAGCGTGGTCTCTTACAGACCAGAGTTTGCCAGTCTTTGGCCTTCCCATTTTGTAAATAATATTATGTTTAGATTTTGTATGAAAAGATGACTTCAAGGCTTAATCTACGTGGGGGCTTCTTCTAAACTGTGCCTCAGAAAACTGACACAGTATTGTAGGAAGAGTGCAGGGCTCTTTGCTGAGGGACATCAGGTGACAGTTATGTCCCTTCTCTGTAGCTTGCTTCCTCACTGGCTTTGTCCTGACATCACCTAATAGCTCTCGAAACAGTACTTTCTGCTGATTTCTGGAATATATTTCTGGAACCACTTCACTTTCAAATGAGTTTCAAATGAGGAGCCCACATTCCTTGTTTGCATCCAGAGTCAGCTTGCCTGCAGGaccctcccttctgcttcctggttatcATCCTGACTGACTTCCTACATCTGCGCCATCACCCCAGCCTGCTCAGGgctgcttgctgtgtgggtgGCTCTGCATGATTACAGTTTGCTGATGGTGTGCCTGttgttgttctgtgtgtttatgaTAGTGACTGGCTGGtgggttattttcttttaatgggTGTCTAACTGAAGGCAACAAGAATGAAACATTATTTTGAAAGTACTTATAGGGAAAACCCAGTTGGAAATTCAGTGGGAATTCTTAGcaggttgttttgctttgtgttagATTATATTTGTAATCCACTGTAATACAGTTGGGTTTGGGTGCATCTAGTGAGCAAATGTACATTTTCATTCCTCCCATGctaaaatctctttttttttcctacctttcCATCAAGTACAAATGGAATGTCCCATTCTAGGCTCTGGGATAAATGGAGATTAGCTAAGACAAATCATATCTCTGCTGTAATGATCACAAGGATATCAGGTGATGCTGTGTAGAAAGCTAGGGAGAAGTGCTGTAGGCCAGGATTAGCTGGGTCACCTTCAGGAAGTGCACAGCGGTGAGAAGAGCCCAAGGCAGGCTTGAGACCAGAGTGTGCAGGGAGAAGATTGCAGTGGCTGGAGGTTCAGAGAATGAGGGTGAGGTGGTCCAGAGTGGTtagaggaggagacagacataAGGTAGCAGATAAGAAGCCTCATTTGTGGCTCTTCTAAGTCATTAGAAgcattcatgcatacatgcactcaAAAATCTTCATGAAGCTAGCTCATGTAAGCCACTGTACTGTGTTCTGTAGGGAAAGCAGAGGTGCCTTTTTACGATTCTGTCCTTAGAGTTGCTCATCAGGGCCAGCAATGCAGCTCagcggtagagtgcttgcctagtatgtacaaAGTCCTTGGTTCATTCCCCCAGACTACAAAAACCTGCACATCTCTAACATATAAAACAGTTGTTTCTCAATCATACACTGAATAGTTGTTTCTTAACTTGATATAGGCTGCATATGTATTAGTAAGGAATATTTATCTGTGCCTGATAGATATACCATGTTTTAATATTCATAATTGATAAATGTTTTTACTTAGACATTTCAAATAGCGATGTTGAAACGACAGTATGCCTCTGAGTTAAGATGTAACTTTCCTTTTGGGTTTCATCCGGGTTCCACTGACAACAGCGTTTACTGGCCCCTGTTCGTCTTGATTTTCTACGTCATTTCCCCCATCCCCTACTTCATTGCCAAGAGGGTCACATATGACTCCGATGCGACCAGCAGTGCCTGCCGGGAACTGGCGTATTTCTTCACCACTGGAATTGTTGTTTCTGCCTTTGGACTTCCTGTTATTCTTGCTCGTGTGGATGTGGTgagttctgttttctgttgttttactcTGGTCAGGGTTGGTTTCAAAGGCCTGTGTCTGAGGCCTCGAGTTTATTTCCGTTGCTTCGGCTCTCTTTGGAGCCATTTGTAGCTTTCGTTTCTGTCTCCTATTGGTCAGAGTCTCCATCATAGCTTCAGAATGCGTTCCTGGTTTCTCTTACAACTTTTAGTCAAAGCATATGGTGTCTTGCTTTTTCCATATTAAGCTATTCTCTTTAGTCATTCTTATATTCCTGCCTCTTAAACCATGGGGCAATCCATAGAGTCAGTCAGTGCAAAGGCTTTCCCAATCACAAAGTGAAGGAAGGGCATATCAAAGTGGAGCCAGGGACTTACTTCTCAGGAACTCTGGGATGTACTGAGGGATAGCCAGTGAGTGACATTGCCACACCCAGTGcgggcttttgctttgtttttgttttttgactggCAAACAAAGATTGTGCTGTAATTTATTCAGATTCTTGATGTTCTTTGACttgcctgctttttgtttttattctgccAACCACATTGGCCATCAGAAGTGTacaattttgtttattcattcaatatGAAACTATCTCAGGGACATCTGCTATTTCTGAAATGCCAAGAATAAAAACTACACTGTCAGCACTCAGAGAATATGATAGTAGTCTGATGAGGATGCATGCTAAAGAATACCATATGTGGGGAGGGAAGCTAATAAGAGGACCAGAGGAGGACCAAGAGAGAAAGGCCAGCTGCTGCTCGTTAAGGGCCTCTAAGGCCAAGTAGGATTATGATTAAAGTAGGAAAGATTGTTGGAATAGCACATGAGTGTGAAAATGCATTGTGTGGCATGAAGAACAGTGTAATGTGATAAAGCAGAAGATAAGAGCAAGACCAGAAAGGCCCCTGAAGCCTGCTCAGCCAGAGCCTCTAATGCTGCCTCAGCCGGAACTTCACTTAAGCACTGAGGAATGCTGATTCTCTGAGCACAGGTGGCTCTGGCCTCATTCGTCAGCCTTGAGTTTTGTGGTAAATCTTCCTGTTTTCAGCCCTGTGGTGGTCTTTGGAGAATAAGCTTTCATTGATGCTTGGTTAacttgaagcaaaaaaaaaaaaaagaaaaatgcccacTAGAGGGCACTCTCATCCCCAGCTATGCCTCCATGGAAACATCTGCCCAGCTGTGGATTATTGTTTAAAGTGTATCTTGCCTAGAAAAGAAGTAAACAGATTCGTAACTTTCCAATTTCTGTTCTTTGTGAAAGAGGTTGATGCCTGCGGAACTATTTGCACCTCATTTTGGATCACTGATAATCTTGCTCCATGTGTTTTTCTTGAGGCAGTTACTGTAAACTGAAAACAACGATGAGTCTCCTCAGGACGATATTAAGGATGCTACTAGACTTAATTAAGAAGCGTTATGGAATCAATTAAACATGGCAGGGAAGTTCTCTGTCCTCCACCCATGACATTCCTAGCCCCTTAGCAGCCTTGTGTCATGCTTCAGTGGCGGTGTCTGATGTAGAAGAATACAACCTGAAGAGGACTTAACCCTTCTCTTGTGTTTCAGATCAAGTGGGGAGCCTGTGGTCTTGTGTTGGCCGGCAACGCTGTCATTTTCCTCACAATCCAAGGCTTCTTCCTCGTCTTTGGAAGAGGGGATGATTTCAGTTGGGAACAGTGGTAGCACCTCCTCCTGACGGAAAGCATTGAGTCTTACTTAGAATTGATATTGTacgtatatgtgtgcacatgtgtttcaGATTTGAATATGCTGAGTTTTTTTATACCTTTATATCATGATCATCTTAGGGAAGATGTTGTAAACAAAAGATGAGTTTTAGTCCTGGCACACAGGTCACTCCATTGACTCAAAgtgaattatttttatcttctagtTTCCAGAAAGCCTGTTACTATGGCCTTGTAGACAGTTGCTCACTTATCCAGGGGGTCTAAACCTTTTGCCTTGGGATATGCTAGGGAGGCTCTGGGGCAGATCTCCTGCAGCCCAAACATAGGTGGCGCTCTCCCTATACACTTAGACTCATCTCAGAGGACGTCTCATCCACACAAAGCATCAGCATCTGCTAGGAGCCTATCGGGGATGCAGGATCAGAAGCTCCCATCAGACTGGGTCCCTTTGATGAGATTGCACACTTGGCACATGCATATTGACGGGTGAGAAGATTTGTTGTAGAGGAATAA
Above is a window of Mus pahari chromosome 6, PAHARI_EIJ_v1.1, whole genome shotgun sequence DNA encoding:
- the Leprot gene encoding leptin receptor gene-related protein, giving the protein MAGVKALVALSFSGAIGLTFLMLGCALEDYGVYWPLFVLIFYVISPIPYFIAKRVTYDSDATSSACRELAYFFTTGIVVSAFGLPVILARVDVIKWGACGLVLAGNAVIFLTIQGFFLVFGRGDDFSWEQW